One genomic window of Paenibacillus xylanilyticus includes the following:
- the spoIIIAG gene encoding stage III sporulation protein AG, whose product MKQWLKKIEGLLGGGEGGARRSQTFRWLIILGLIGVGIMLFNSFVNVKKIDPENIGREPPDPVASMASLPTDPADQNPFQAIEFAFEDKIKGVLENIVGVGTVDVMVTVDSTEELVVQRNVKDSQQLTEETDANGGKRHMTQYTRDGEIITYEISGDQTPIVTKKLKPQIRGVLVVAKGAENKVVKDLITDAVEKGLNVAAYRISVVPRKQD is encoded by the coding sequence TAAAAAGATTGAAGGCCTGCTCGGTGGAGGCGAAGGCGGAGCCAGACGAAGCCAGACGTTCCGATGGCTCATCATTCTGGGCCTGATCGGAGTAGGAATTATGCTGTTTAACTCCTTCGTCAATGTGAAAAAGATTGATCCCGAGAACATCGGACGAGAACCCCCGGATCCGGTAGCATCGATGGCGTCTTTACCCACTGATCCGGCAGACCAAAATCCGTTTCAGGCCATAGAATTCGCATTTGAAGACAAGATCAAGGGTGTACTTGAAAACATCGTTGGTGTAGGAACGGTGGATGTCATGGTCACTGTCGACTCAACCGAGGAATTGGTCGTACAACGAAACGTAAAAGATTCGCAGCAGCTGACCGAGGAGACGGATGCAAACGGAGGCAAGAGGCACATGACCCAATATACCCGCGATGGCGAGATCATTACTTATGAAATTTCAGGGGATCAGACACCGATTGTTACGAAAAAGCTCAAACCACAGATCAGGGGGGTGCTCGTCGTTGCCAAAGGCGCCGAAAACAAGGTCGTGAAGGATTTGATAACCGATGCCGTGGAAAAAGGACTGAACGTCGCTGCATACCGAATATCGGTCGTGCCTCGTAAGCAGGACTAG
- the accC gene encoding acetyl-CoA carboxylase biotin carboxylase subunit translates to MKFQKILIANRGEIAVRIIRACRELGISTVAVYSEADKDSLHVRLADEAYCIGPTLSKDSYLNFTNLMSVATLTECDAIHPGYGFLAENADFAEICDSCNITFIGPSPEAITKMGDKAVAKQTMKDAGVPVIPGSDGLVESMEEAIMLGRDIGYPVIIKATAGGGGKGIRIAEDEEALIKQITAAQQEAQKAFGNGGVYLEKFLTGMKHVEIQIIADKHGNAVHLGERDCSVQRRRQKLVEEAPCPVLNEEVRTRMGEAAVRAALAVDYSGAGTLEFLLSPNGEFYFMEMNTRIQVEHPVTEMVTGVDLIREMISVAEGNPLSFRQEDVVINGWSIECRINAEDPDRNFMPSPGKIGFYLAPGGPGVRVDSAAYPGYTISPFYDSMIAKLIVWGANREEAIAKMKRALAEFAIEGISTTIPFHQKLLEHPTFIRGDFDIKFLEENEI, encoded by the coding sequence ATGAAATTTCAAAAAATACTGATTGCGAACCGTGGAGAGATCGCGGTACGCATTATTCGTGCCTGTCGTGAGCTCGGTATTTCGACAGTTGCGGTTTATTCGGAAGCGGACAAGGACTCGCTGCATGTACGTCTTGCAGACGAAGCCTATTGTATTGGACCTACGTTGTCCAAAGACAGCTATCTGAATTTCACCAATCTGATGAGTGTGGCGACGTTAACGGAATGTGACGCAATACACCCTGGTTATGGATTCCTTGCGGAGAACGCTGATTTTGCGGAAATTTGTGATTCCTGCAACATCACCTTTATCGGTCCTTCCCCTGAAGCCATAACCAAGATGGGTGACAAAGCTGTCGCCAAGCAAACGATGAAAGACGCGGGCGTTCCTGTTATTCCGGGATCCGATGGTCTTGTCGAAAGCATGGAAGAAGCGATTATGCTTGGCCGGGATATCGGCTACCCTGTTATTATCAAAGCTACTGCAGGTGGCGGAGGTAAGGGTATTCGTATCGCGGAAGATGAAGAAGCCCTGATCAAACAGATTACGGCTGCTCAGCAGGAAGCGCAAAAGGCTTTTGGCAACGGCGGGGTGTACCTGGAGAAATTCCTGACAGGCATGAAACACGTCGAGATTCAGATCATTGCCGACAAGCATGGGAACGCAGTACACCTTGGCGAGCGTGATTGTTCTGTTCAACGCCGTCGTCAGAAGCTGGTGGAAGAAGCACCTTGTCCAGTGCTGAATGAGGAAGTACGTACACGGATGGGTGAGGCTGCAGTTCGTGCAGCACTGGCTGTGGATTACTCCGGTGCAGGAACCCTTGAGTTTTTGCTCAGTCCTAACGGTGAATTCTATTTCATGGAAATGAATACGCGTATTCAAGTGGAACACCCCGTTACCGAAATGGTGACAGGTGTGGATCTGATTCGCGAAATGATCTCGGTAGCTGAAGGCAACCCGCTCTCATTCCGTCAGGAAGATGTTGTCATCAACGGATGGTCGATCGAATGCCGTATCAATGCTGAAGATCCGGATCGCAATTTTATGCCTTCACCAGGTAAAATTGGTTTTTATCTTGCACCAGGTGGTCCAGGTGTCCGCGTGGATAGCGCAGCTTATCCGGGCTACACGATTTCTCCGTTTTACGACTCCATGATCGCTAAATTGATTGTGTGGGGTGCGAACAGGGAAGAGGCGATTGCCAAGATGAAACGTGCGCTCGCTGAGTTTGCCATTGAAGGCATCTCTACGACGATTCCTTTCCATCAGAAATTGCTGGAACATCCAACGTTCATTCGGGGCGATTTTGATATTAAATTCCTCGAGGAAAACGAGATTTAA
- a CDS encoding SpoIIIAH-like family protein → MNNKRQTVWLVSMLSLMVILSAYYLFTEDSGPVNAPVAESQQVDGINQGEVKETAGILDPTEGLVVNEVVNEGEVTGSDPAGQPASEETDNPAAAEGQQAAETEQTPAAESGENKAESNEEADKGTTATPDASSQTEGSATKTDEEVLKEMEEQNTAASASSQFQNYQWQREESNNRKYEELMTIAGDLSKTPEENAKATEELRALEEKEAKINGIEETLSQQFANAIVQEDADKYKVVVLSDKLDVKQAVSIVDLVMKELAVTQNRISVQYVTEQ, encoded by the coding sequence ATGAATAACAAACGCCAAACGGTATGGCTCGTTTCTATGCTGAGTCTGATGGTCATTTTGTCCGCATATTATCTGTTCACAGAGGACTCTGGTCCAGTTAATGCCCCAGTGGCGGAGAGCCAGCAAGTGGATGGTATCAATCAGGGGGAAGTCAAAGAGACAGCGGGCATTCTTGATCCTACAGAAGGTTTGGTTGTCAATGAAGTTGTGAACGAAGGCGAAGTAACCGGTTCTGATCCTGCAGGCCAGCCAGCTTCCGAAGAAACGGATAATCCTGCGGCTGCTGAAGGACAGCAGGCTGCTGAAACAGAGCAAACTCCAGCAGCAGAGTCAGGTGAGAACAAGGCTGAATCGAATGAAGAAGCAGATAAAGGAACGACCGCTACACCTGATGCGAGCAGTCAGACAGAGGGAAGTGCAACCAAAACGGATGAAGAAGTACTGAAGGAGATGGAAGAACAAAATACGGCGGCATCCGCAAGCAGTCAGTTCCAAAATTATCAATGGCAGCGTGAAGAGAGCAACAACCGCAAGTATGAGGAACTTATGACCATTGCTGGCGATCTGAGCAAAACACCTGAGGAAAATGCGAAAGCGACCGAAGAGCTCCGTGCATTGGAGGAAAAAGAAGCCAAAATTAACGGCATTGAAGAAACGCTGTCCCAACAGTTCGCCAATGCGATCGTACAAGAAGATGCCGACAAGTATAAAGTAGTCGTGCTTAGCGATAAACTGGACGTTAAGCAAGCCGTTTCTATCGTGGACCTGGTCATGAAAGAGCTCGCGGTTACGCAAAACAGAATCAGCGTGCAATACGTGACAGAACAGTAA
- the accB gene encoding acetyl-CoA carboxylase biotin carboxyl carrier protein: MFKLSEIKELIKLVDESSVQELEIENEGSRLSIRKPGKTEYVQAAAVQPQVIAAPQAQQPAAVVTEAAPQVDTTSHLHKIVSPMVGTFYRASSPEAGPFVSVGDKVVDKTTVCIIEAMKLMNELDADIKGEIVEVLVENGQLVEYGQPLFLVKPE, from the coding sequence ATGTTTAAATTGAGTGAGATCAAAGAACTGATCAAACTGGTAGATGAAAGTTCCGTTCAGGAGTTGGAAATTGAAAATGAAGGATCACGTCTGTCGATCCGCAAACCGGGTAAAACCGAATACGTTCAGGCAGCTGCAGTTCAACCGCAAGTCATTGCTGCACCGCAGGCACAACAACCTGCTGCAGTCGTAACAGAAGCTGCTCCGCAAGTGGATACTACAAGCCATTTACATAAAATTGTATCCCCGATGGTGGGTACTTTTTACAGAGCTTCCTCACCGGAAGCGGGTCCTTTTGTAAGCGTTGGTGATAAGGTTGTTGATAAAACAACAGTATGTATCATTGAAGCGATGAAGCTGATGAACGAGCTTGATGCCGACATCAAGGGAGAAATCGTTGAAGTGCTGGTTGAGAACGGACAGCTGGTCGAGTATGGACAGCCCCTGTTCCTGGTTAAACCGGAATAA